In the genome of Lactuca sativa cultivar Salinas chromosome 3, Lsat_Salinas_v11, whole genome shotgun sequence, the window AATTTTTACGGTTTGTTCTCTATATAGTGATTGCATCTTATCTTGTAAAGCCATGAAACGCCCTAAAAGGGTAAGGAATCGATATGAATACCTGACGCTGGTGAGACCGGAGCTGCCACAGAAGGCGCAGTTAATGGGAGCGGGAGTGTCTCTATAAATCGTCTGCTGAAGAGGCACACCTTTGGGATCACCGACGACGGCGTTGGGAGGGATCTGGCCGGATTGATATTGATTATTTCCGACATAGTATTGCTGTGGTGGAGGAGGTTGGTAATTGGGGTTATTTCCGACATAGTATTGCTGTTGTGGAGGAGCGTAAACAGGAGGATGTTGGTAATTGGAATTGTAGGGGATCCCCATCACCGGTTCTTCTTTCTTGTTCTCCATCTTTGACGACACCGATGGATCAATTACTCCGATCAATTTGTAAAAGACGCGTTATAGGGAGTGGTTGGGGGCTTACCGAAATCAAATAGACTTTCAACAATGGAATCGTACGCAAATATGAATTATATAGAGGAGATGTAAGCTGCGAAGATGGTCGTGGATGACGGTTTATACAAGTCTTGTGTTTGTGTTCACTTCATTTTTTCAGGGCTCTTCCAGAGCATCTAATTTTACTGGACATTTTTGCCCTTCATCATATCTTTGTATTTACTGTTTGTTATGATTTATTACGTCTTAATTAAATAGTTGTCTTTATTTATCGGAAAAAACATATCGCCAAATgttattttgaatttaaaaaaagaaaattcagTAATCTAACCAATTTTTAAATGTGTATTTGAAGAAAATAATCAATTGTTTTTAGCAAAAATTGACAACTTTGTGAAAAAACGCTTTTTTTTACCAATTTTGGAACGGAATTCCATATTCCGGACTAAAATTTCGGATTTCCGAAGAAAAAGAAACTCCGGAATTTCAAGAAACAAGTCCGAATTCCAAAGAACAATTCCgaaattcaaaaaataaatagttttttacttagatttaataaaaaattaagcAAACATAGTAATATGAATTATATACGATATTAATACATAAAATTAGACATTTTATTGAAAAAACAGTGATATTAAACATACATTCATAATCCCAAAAAACAtgattttttggaaaaaaaaaaaaaaaaaaaaaaaaaaaaaaacttcagaaTATGAACATATGAACAGTATTATGGAATGAGAGCATTCCAAAGAGGATTTTTCTTTCTTTGAAAACCTTATTTCTAATGGTTACATCAGTTAATTTccctttaaaaaatattttataaaaaggttggtAGAAAACAACAGTTTGATCATAATATATAACCCATAGAATAAAGGGGAACtgatcaaaaaattaaaaacctgCATATGGGCAAAACTGTCATTTTACAGAATTGATATATAGAAAAATAGTCTGCAAGATTCTTGAATGGGTGTTGAAGGAGGAAAATTTCATATGTTCTAGAAATTAGTTGAACAATAAGTAATTAttgttatatatattttttatcacTTATGTTCAAATTCAAATGTTAAAATTTGTATTTTTAGTTTGTGACAACTTGTTTTATattgattaaaaaataaaataatctaAGTACGAGAGTTTGTCACAATATATCTATATCAGtagaaataataaaataaatatataatataaagtcTAGATGTAGATTTCTAACTATTTTATTTTAGGTTTTTAAGATGATTTGAATATTATCGGGTTAATCACATTGGACCTTAGGTTTTACATATTTACAAAATTGAAAATTTGCAATTGTCTAAGTTTGTTGTTTTGTATGATGTACTCGTTGTACCAAAGTTTAATGTCAATTTGTTGTATGTTCATACAGTTGCCAAAGATAACAAAGGTCTTGTCAATTTTGACGAGAATAATTGTTGTTTTAGGATTTACTGGGAAAATGATTGTGGGGACTGGTAGTGTGTATGGAGGTATGCACTCCCATAATCAAGGTAGTAGTTAGCATTAATTCAAATTTCACATctaatgttatgtgttatgtatctAATTGTATATGTCATAATAGGTTTACCCATCCCTCTGATCGAGATCTTGATGTGCTTAGAGAGTCCTTGAGTATTGGTAAAGACTCTTTTGGCTAGTGTGATGTTTCCCATAAGGATAAGCAAACCAAGGAGAACTTGCCTCTTAGTGGTCACAAGCCCTCTAGTATAAGAGAGTTAGCTCACCTAGATATTTAGGGACATTATAGGAAAGTTGCCACTGAAGGATTCAAGTATTTTACTATAGTGGACTATTTTACCAAGGCTGTATGGAGTTCCCTTATTGTGGCTCTTTTAAACATATATGTGTGTGTTAGTACACCTggttgtgatcaagtgtaatgaTCTAGAATTTTAGGATGATTCCTGAAACAAATACGGAtaaatatggaaggtagtatgggcttgtactactagaagcataggATACATACGAGGATCAGGAAAAGTTACAAGGCTACTAGGGAACTAGTTGTTGGTAAACAGTATGGTATAGTACTAAGGTTAGTTATAGCCTGTCCTCATGTTGCCGATCTTTGGTTACAGTTGCTCTGGATGAGGGTGAAGTTGGTGCTTGTTCGGGCCCAAATGGCATGGCAGTTTAGACCTGAAGGGCAAAGATCTGTacgagttagttgattttaagttGTCGAAGACCTTGTTCAAAGTAGTGCCAGTTTGAGTCGCAGACTCATGTAGGAatgcatactatgggtccagtcaaccatcgggttggaattgatgggttttaggcataagaacaatcatatgtgctcatacgaaccctaatgcttggatctaggtttctctattgtacatgctttgaatccaagactaataaacttagatctaacatattataaactgaattagggtttagagaattacctttgattgttatatagcaataacaatcaattccttgcttggattggcttcaaaagcttagtgtctcaagtgttgcacctctaatggagtcacaaacaccttatgcaacttcgATGATGAGGAGAAGaaaagaggctgcccaaaaacgactagaaaccctagagaatcagttgtccacgtttttggggcctaaggggtcctttatatagttgtgtgggttgctagggtttcagtcaaaaccctaatggacagcttaaactctaagcagcccatggaaccttctggataaggctatggacgaaaatatgatgggctcccatcataatttcattcactccttattcctttagcattccttagcccaataacacaattatccaataattgcagtccagtcccctaaatttaattaatctcttttagccacaaaattaattcttaattaattcttgactaatattaattaaacaatatgatttctcttttaatatattattctcataatgtattaataaatgatatttaaacctttctctccttaaatcatcctacatattgctatggtgaaggcaacccaaaagaaccatgctcataatcgggtcaagtacataccaaaatagttatggacttagacactaatccaacagtctcccacttggataagtctaataactattttccatatgacttcagaacctgatcagcaatcgtagctttcaaaagctgctgtcaactctgatcttatcagccagcgtgtcctctagataagggattatatattcctccattctcaagatatcgtatagacaaaagacatgaatttcaatcattctctctatactgtttcccgacttccgatttatgacgaccgataacagactacaattgaacacatcaacttagtcccgacttggccaagcgcttaggtgtcatcactaaatcatcgagaggcccatagatatcgcttttatcctactttggtaaaaaggaatggataaacttcgactcaaatgctcgcttgcatttattgatcgaatcacacacaacaataagttttataacaccaagttactggtgcgtttacttattatcaatgtgtaaccgatcaacaaataacaactcacacgtctcggtttcaagaatatacaatattatcgtctcactaatcactcgtgataaatccatgaagtgattcaagtgagcgtgggtttaatcctatacactaatcttatcaaagcacccatgaactctgcagcaaacttgtgccatgtctaaacacttcagacaatctacagacagattcacgacagtcttccttcatacttacttccaacgtatgaccgactgtggatgtttgaataaactagttattcgggaagtcaaaacatgcaaactgaaacataataataatacttaatcctatatggccccaaacttgtgagagtaaatgaaacacttctatttatccaccatattgattactcattatttataatttaatGTTTTGGagaatcaactcattacttgaattacaacaacaattgtcccatgctcaaagcatgcacactttgtttcctatggtccatgctttgtgaaatagatcaattgaaaacttttccaatgattctcatttcacaattccttaatccccattgttaatgtaagaacacaaggttcttgccactactagaatatgctagattctaacattttacacaacgatcctttcataaagtcatagcacaaaagtcaccaagacttggctaatgaaattacaaagtactttcttagaaattgttacaagacaattccatagacatgaagtctcatattcaaagtacattcctttgaacatccttcttgcacaaaagtttctaatctagacatagattctcaatatccaactcccaatacggaaacatttccacatttgccatatgacaactcattcttaatagaatcttatctattcataataatgtcgatatggtccatccaataccatacttccaactactcacaagcgaccaatcctcagcgaactttggatcgtcctttgatagttgtttaattattttagtcaaaaccaattctagtcctttttccctcttaatgcgttagacatttggaaaattttagaatggtaaaatattatagcatttgcaatcgatcctatacccgaagcgtatgggacactatgcataatgtcttacataaagatatgatactctaccaatcttttgccataatattttatgtgtcacattctcaaaattcgaactatgaagagagatgccgtaatcataatcgaaatttgagaacacactatgtatcctttgactaaatttattaaaatttctcaatctaagctttagattttgaaacgaagtattatattctctcccttaattatatcaaaacaatttttcaacccatgcaactttgcaaattgaatctttgtttttctgtaattaatattgctaacttgcaatactcgccataataatcatacaatcataacacttatgctcccactatcatgatgattattatcatataagcataacacttatgctcccactagctttgacatgtattcagaaaacagatgaacttccagaaaaacaatgtctattgaatttctgaaattcatatttttaataccaaatgcttcgataagcctttatctaagcttcttaaacttatacacctttgccttagatagctcatatgtgtgcttaaacaatttagaacttatgttactaagttccaaatgttcaaactaattgtcaaatctcacaattcaaactatggaaagggatgccgtaaccataatcgaatttgagaatacaattttcgcaattgctatcttcttaagatctctcttagtgaaagcatttcctcacatcattttcatgaaggagggaatcttatgacacttagattttatggtgtatgagttcctatccatgtgaatttgccaaaaccaaagtttgcgacaaatccaaactcatatggactgaactttcttaatcttgatttcttgccttatggtaacacgagtgcccaccatgtcttccaagtagtttagtaacttgtccttacatatcaatgtactttccatcgactaaggctctagtatgcattcaaatgagaaatcatagaactcacatacacaattaactcaattggaatggcacagaaacaaaataatgtcaacacgataggttgtaaacctcaagtcgtgtgctagtgatgatttataaggtttattcttgatttgttcttgaaacctttcaagaccattaagactcccactgactccttgatatataagattctcttgtcaagaaacatttcttgacaaagcaaatattcaagagttagtgtagttcttatcaagacaaaacacttcacataattggtcctagttggtctttggcttatccaagacatcacaacttaccaatttcaaatgtgcaagaataagaaaacttttccaaattccacatttgatgagtgttataaacctacttaagactttttcactcaatgtcacaatcttgactctaagacttgatattagaacgaagtatgattgacttcttgatttaaccatttctacaattctcgattcctcttcttagacatgcaattgcactaagactcacttagaggatcaattgagacatggttcttattaagacttatcataaaacacaataaaaggtactctcccttcttcttagaatagataaactttaatctttctacctacttgattcttctttattcgttctactattcattgaaactctttcaatcaactcagaattacacttaatcttataagtataatcatatttactaaactttagtaaatcatgacgaatatctttgtcactcttgtggtggatttgatcaacgcacaacctagtgtacttgatctcctagtccttcaattgacactttgtcaaagaattagtctaagtttcccaaatgtgaaagtttttttcattcatcatacaatacacattgcatgattccaagtttctgtccacttgaaacttgggcgatgagaaactctccctatttggtaaagttttgatatttccacaaataatacaattaagaatcaaatccattattgctaataatagaaacctttaaacatcaatttttcatacatgccattgcaaggataaataaataagataaaatcaaaattcattttattgcggaaaaaaaattgtccttacaatgcaattcaattgaaaaactatgttattacatatttcttaacaatctattctaactccaagtagtagctcaagaatccaatcttcaagtaatgcgatcgaaatccatttcttcacgatcagattcagctcacttcttcccttaagtttcctctcttttcttcaatcctacaaaacatcaaaatgtaatcttatcacatcatgtattaagaatctagaataggaacttaaaagagttagttaatggattttacctgaagcagagccatacgtcttgactctcccatctcttagatgtctcaggtagttagggcagcttcgtctctaatgccccttctcttggcaataaaagcaaatggactcctttggcacaacacatcggacaatcacagacttagttctttttggacttccaatgttgccagtgtccattgaagtttgggagcttgattcaccagacaaatttgcttgaccagcatgccaaatcattgctgattcagcaactataagcaaataggtgagattaatgagggtaacgtcgtgatccatcatatagtactctctaacgaactcgctatatgattcaagaagtgagtgaagaacccagtcagcagccaactcgcttgtaatctcgacacccaacatgcttaacctttcaatgtgtgacttcatctctaagacgtgtgcatacacaggtttcccatcttcgtgtttagttgccaaaagggattgagtgagcttgaaattttcaagcctttgaacttgtgggtcagggagaacaattggaggaggtggaggaagtgaagcatgactctcgtttccttgatcgtatctcggaacgtcatcttcatatggaatgcttgttccaaaggatttgggaagaccattgtaagattcagacatctacaaaacaggagaaaattcaagttatgttgattagaattcttgatgtaacacccaaatgaaacatcaagctaggatccaacacaatactctacaacctagaagagtgatgttgtaatctagttgcagaatatttgaaggtaggtaaatgacgatttcccaatttccaccatgaaaaatgaaaaggaagtttaagttttaaatgaattgaaactcctagatcttttgagattcattgaacttttcaatggcatgtttaatctcgattatgccctactatttgtgactgggatgccgaggatcacaaacaaggtgtgaataaccatacgaatcacgtggtgcacccaatgctactatcacctaatcaatgtgctggttagccacacacgctccattgatctatgacaagcatcgagccacccttcaccaccaatgtcatccccaaattagtgttccggttaaccacacacgctccactaacgtttgacaagggtacgaagtgtaattccatgggttagcatacaatttcacattttgcctaaagtaactatgatttgggaatttgtataagcatttagttacttcgtacttcattatacttataatggaaggtttctgtcctatcctacgcgttcggctaacgaccctccactagtcaagagtgcggtgggtaagagtggatacccatttaatcgccattttataggcaatttccttaaacaccccttatagaccagcttcgtgaatgaggcctactaacggtaagactgactgtttactcatacatatataatattagacttttaatgttatatataatatagggtgtattttacacttttaaaatactagttggTTTAACTTAgtcaattatacctttaatttaattaaatgtaaaccaaaactttatgggtttatcaattcacttttaattatacactttaattaattaataaaaccataagggtgagatttgaacttttcaaattactagggttttagaatttaacatttcaaaattaaactttaatcaacttttaaattccaaaacttgagggcaagtttttgaaacatttcaaaacattagggtttaacttatttaaatttcataaacaaaacttttaagttcaaatttaaactataaaacctaaagggtgcaattgaaactttttcacatcacaaaggatcaaataacaaataataattaatttagtcattatctatatttgacctaatcttattttagtcactagataattaccaaataatttaaaataatccatatttatcatataaacaaccaatattcaaaagatttgaaattatctattgttttggcaaggataatcattaatttaagataaaaatcggattttaacttcaaaaaacgaattaggcattaaatccaagtcaaaacagcagttaaatcccgaaatactctctgtctgacgctcgaactcgccgagtaggggccaactcgccgagtccagatactgactcgccgagttgagtcgagcagaggccaaaaactcgatttttagcaaacaaaacagttaagcatcacatacaactgaaaccaatcaaggctctgataccactgatgggttttaggcataagaacaatcatatgtgctcatacaaaccctaatgctcggatctaggttactctattgtacatgctttgaatccaagactaataaacttagatctaacatattataaactgaattagggtttagagaattacctttgattgttatatagcaataacaatcaattccttgcttggattggcttcaaaagcttagtgcctcaagtgctacacctctaatagagtcacaaacaccttatgcaacttcgatgaagaggagaagaaaagaggctgcccaaaaatgactagaaaccctagagaatcagttgtccacgtttttggggccgaaggggtcctttatatacttgtatgggctgctagggtttcagtcaaaaccctaatggacagcttaaactctaagcagcccatggaaccttctggataaggctatggacgaaaatatgatgggctcccatcataatttcgttcaccccttattcctttagcattccttagcccaataactcaattatccaataattgcagtccagtcccctaaatttaattaatctcttttagccacaaaatcatttcttaattaattattgactaatattaattaaacaatatgatttctcttttaatatattattctcataatgtattaataaatcatatttaaacctttctctccttaaatcattctacatattgttatggtgaaggcaacccaaaaggaccatgctcataatcgggtcaagtacataccaaaatagttatggacttagacactaatccaacaggaataccccaggccctcaaccatccggtTCGAATGCCAACAtaatatgggtccaatcatcctcgggatggaataccccagatcCACAACCAACTGGTTGGAATGctcacatactacgagtccaatcatcctcgagatgaatactcacggcccacaaacatcaaacatgtgcacatatatcagctaatcacataacagtctatagaaaaacaaaccgatctaacaaatgatagcaacatataacatcctatctaccaggatactaatctaacggatcataacagcatataacatcctatccaccaggatactgatctaacatatcataatagcatataacatcctatctactaggatactgatctaacagatcataacaatactcgaccatataacatatcaggatagCAATTcaaaagggtcgaccttggtgccttagacccttgagtatagtgaggaaaactcacctctcaattgtagaatcgaagtgatgatctcaaaCTCTCGAACCATggccacgaactccaccacctatatttaccatatgaccattttccataaatttccaatttactaaaataccctagAAGTTAActagtcaaccaaattccaagtcaatggtcaaggtcaacagtccgactcgtcgagtccttcctgaactcgagaagtcgtgaaatcccccattgactcgtcgagtttccctgcaactcgtcgagttcatgcatgtccaaatgtcgggaaaaccctagctgGCTCACCGATTCatcctactgactcgtcgagttcatgcataaatccttgcacgacaatcttcattggactcgtcgagttggccatgcaactcgtcgagtcccttcagtcctttctcCATCCAGACGAGTTTTAATCCACATTAAAGCTCCATAATGCAGATCCAAGATCCTAAGGCATACTTTTTACGTAAACTTGCAAACTTTACATACATGCAAGGTGATAATGGCCCAAATCAAGCTAAATAAAGGTTCTAAGGGACGAAGAAGGTATTAACTCACTAAAGGTTGAAACTTTATGATCTTGCAGATCAAGATAatcctagatctgaagttacaacttcagatcatgcctAATTCCCAAAATAACATATCACTAAAGGTTGAAACTTTATACATGGATTGACTTTGTAATGGGTTGACTTGAGAAGACCCGCTTACATATGGGATTGAAGCCTTGtaacatgagagagagagagagaaagagaaagagagagagagagagagagagagagagagaaagagagacttGTTAGCACCTCTATATATAGTGGGTTGGATACCACTTGTTGattgtgcttgagagatgtagtccATAGAGAGTTTTGAGTGAGTTAATTATATAGACTAGATCTAGTTCATTTTTGTAATCTCTTCATGGTAATCAAATAAatcttttagcacccaaatcacAATGCTCTTAcaattccgcatgccaaatcaAAATGCTCATAATTCAATACATTTGGTATTTGAGCGGGTCTTCGAAGATCAAAGCGATTTTTGAAGAAACAGATCTCGATTTGACTACATTCAACATAATGTGAACAATTTTTGGTGAGTCTTTCGAGGATCTCTTGGAATCTTTTAAAATCGTGCTTGTGTTATTGATTTTTTTGATCATTTTGACTCATTgcataaaaaaaactttaaaacccAAGTGTTATGATCCAATAAATTTTTTCATTTATCAAGCCTAATCTGATATGATTTTCTTTTAATTCTCAACTACAGCTGTTTATCCTAATCAAAATCTAGCCCAAAAACAATTTGTTACTGTTCATTTTGAGCCCAAAACAGAATCCATTACTGTTCATTGTTCATGAATCCAATTTGATCCCACATATTCAACTTCTTACTGTTCATCGGGTTTTTTATATGATAAAATGATCCACAATATCAATTCTTTCTCATCGCATTTCAAAATTGACATAGTTTCGTTGACTTAATCGAATCGATATCatagttttttttaattcaacACTTCAATATATGAGATGTGATTCTTGAATCGATTTATTCAGTTTGATACTCTTCTCGATTAGAATTACATGTGTTTTATCACATTTTGAGTTTATCAGAAGATTCTAACTCAAAATTCTTGAAATTGGAGTTCTAATTGTTGATACCGATGAACATCTGAAGAACaataaaaacatgataattttgGTTGTTAATCAATGATTTGATCTAAAATTGCTCATTAGAATTGATGAATTGTTGTTTGTCGATGAATGAAGATTAGTCAatcaaaaaagtcaaaattgatttGAACGAAATACAAATCTCTCTTCGACTAGATTCGTTTAACTAgaattcatttgttacatttgaGATTGGTCTTGTAATTGAAACGAAAATGCTAGCAGTTGATCAAAGGTTTCGAAATCGAAAGATACTAGTAGTTAAGCTGATTTGCAGCTCATTCGCATCTACTGGGTCTCATAATTAATTTTCGTTATGAGAAGTCGTGATGGCCTTGTTATCTCGAATGGACGAATGATGTAGTTCATTATTGGTGATTAATGGTTTGCATTTGTTGGGCAATGATTCAAGCCGAATTTTAAGATCAAGCTTTAATGCTTTGGGATCAAAATTAAGCTTCATAGTTTTGATGGGAAGATGGGAACCGGTAAATGTCTTTTGAATCGAATGGGTTGATTGAAGTCGAAATTACTTTTGAATGGTATTGTCGAAATTGGTAGTCGATTTTCACATTTCGAATGCAGATGGGTAGTTGAATGGATTTCGTGTTTAAGGGTCGAACAAGCATTACTTGCGGTCGAAATCATATTTGTGTGGTATCGTGTTGAAGTAATTCGAATTGCGCCTTGGGATTTCGACTGATGGAAGTTGAGTTCGAATTGAATTCGCATATGAGAATGTATTTTTGGTTCATGGTCGAACGACAAGTATTTGGAGTCGATATAAGTTGCTTGAATTAAGAGTTGAACAACTTGAGGTCGAATGATCTGGATTGGAGTCGACATCGAATTCTACTTGTCACTTTCTTTGGTCATAGGAATCAAAATCGACGGATGAATGCAAATTCGACTTGTAATGGTCTTCACTCGCATCTGGTGTTGAGTTGGGGTCGAACAAACATCACTTGGGTTCGAACAcgttttaattgaagtcaaagtcaaattcgaCATGTGATGTTCCTCATTCTCGATCTGGAAATCAAATTGGGGGAAGAAAACAATACCTTGCATTCGAATCCTTTATTTTTCAACATATTGTTGGTTTCTACCCTCTTTCGAATTAGGGT includes:
- the LOC111912326 gene encoding GSH-induced LITAF domain protein, which encodes MENKKEEPVMGIPYNSNYQHPPVYAPPQQQYYVGNNPNYQPPPPQQYYVGNNQYQSGQIPPNAVVGDPKGVPLQQTIYRDTPAPINCAFCGSSGLTSVRSKISLAAFVGCVTPFMLGVCFLCPSMDCLWHKYHYCPHCNEKLADFEKNDACLVMDPPSWYQPSFALPA